Proteins co-encoded in one Labilithrix sp. genomic window:
- a CDS encoding SUMF1/EgtB/PvdO family nonheme iron enzyme has translation MNRAKLGSALFIAGVLFALTSPRNAVESEPTAALALTNANANASTNGNGNSDDAEPAALANAGLKAIAAPEIGTSGACGEGMLEVEGDYCAEVEQKCTRYIDPEGVFPRRCAEFAPTSKCQGKTTKKHFCIDKYEWPNKAGVDPVVMKTWYEARDACAGAGKRLCGDSEWTLACEGQERLPYPYGYDRNSEACNIDKPHPDVNEKALGSSDPKVREAEAKRLWQGEASGSRPSCVSPYGVMDMTGNVDEWVVNESGVPYKSGLKGGYWGPVRDRCRPETTIHSEGFSFYQIGFRCCSDVPNAAPSADAKPTGGTSAPSTKTPAPASSVGS, from the coding sequence ATGAATCGCGCGAAGCTTGGCTCAGCTCTCTTCATCGCCGGTGTGCTCTTCGCTCTCACGTCTCCGCGCAACGCGGTCGAGAGCGAGCCGACGGCTGCGTTGGCGCTCACGAACGCGAACGCGAACGCGAGCACGAACGGCAATGGCAACAGCGACGACGCGGAGCCCGCCGCGCTCGCGAACGCGGGCCTGAAGGCGATCGCGGCGCCGGAGATCGGCACGAGCGGCGCGTGCGGCGAGGGGATGCTCGAAGTCGAGGGCGACTACTGCGCCGAGGTCGAGCAGAAGTGCACGCGGTACATCGATCCCGAGGGCGTGTTCCCGCGTCGCTGCGCCGAGTTCGCGCCGACGTCGAAGTGCCAGGGCAAGACGACGAAGAAGCACTTCTGCATCGACAAGTACGAGTGGCCGAACAAGGCCGGCGTCGATCCCGTCGTCATGAAGACGTGGTACGAGGCGCGCGACGCCTGCGCCGGCGCCGGCAAGCGCCTCTGCGGCGACAGCGAGTGGACGCTCGCGTGCGAGGGCCAGGAGCGTCTCCCGTACCCGTACGGCTACGACCGCAACTCGGAGGCGTGCAACATCGACAAGCCGCATCCGGACGTGAACGAGAAGGCGCTCGGCTCCTCCGACCCGAAGGTGCGCGAGGCGGAGGCGAAGCGCCTCTGGCAGGGCGAGGCGAGCGGCTCGCGCCCGTCGTGCGTGAGCCCGTACGGCGTCATGGACATGACCGGCAACGTCGACGAGTGGGTCGTCAACGAGAGCGGCGTCCCGTACAAGAGCGGCCTCAAGGGCGGTTACTGGGGCCCGGTCCGCGACCGCTGCCGCCCCGAGACGACCATCCACTCCGAGGGCTTCTCGTTCTACCAGATCGGCTTCCGCTGCTGCTCCGACGTCCCGAACGCCGCCCCGTCCGCGGACGCGAAGCCGACCGGCGGCACCTCGGCCCCGAGCACGAAGACCCCCGCACCGGCCTCCTCCGTCGGCAGCTGA
- a CDS encoding AAA family ATPase — protein sequence MLFLGREREVKKLAEACESACQGRGALHLVVGEPGIGKTRLADEVAKLATSRGISVAWGRAWETGGAPAFYPWVEVLEALGGEASGAPSLDAHRATHGEGVVADSARERFVLFERVLAFLRERSRASPLLLVFDDLHAADVPSLELLHFVARGLRGRRIAIIGTLRDLEAQRPPVANVIARMGREASHLTLAALASEDVAKLVAEHVGRADEALTSELVTKTDGNPLFVAEALRMLDQRGSWAAPGVLAVITSRIDGLDETTTSLLDAASVFGRRVVPAVLASSTNAALADVVRRLDDVSTRGVLRRCDDGAYLFSHALVRDAFYARIPAPRRRELHRAIARVAEPALAAHHHLAAVPLVSAGEVIRASIAAAAHARARLAPDDAVALLEQTIVAVEGLPASEPERVELLLALGWAATDAGSLARGRQVFHEASRRAATTGDPGLIARAALGQGAELVFGQVRSELVEGLRAALARLDDAAGEHADLRARLLARLAAALQPSTTPEEPVAMAREAMTLAESIDDPRVRAEIALAAGSALTDFAPPLDRIPVSRQLVRDARTLDDGVVELRGLTRLATDYIEIGDFAEAESVIEARAELAARVGHPRYLWQTPLLRSMLAMPRGAFTVCDESIEEATAIGQEGLDVNAAHVVAMHRFWMLLAREDLDGLRAHMPEVLRAMGRMPEPAQHHALAQAVLHARAGEASRAKEALAGIGDGKRMLAPMMRATIADVALRCDDAARFPQLLAELEPARGRNTAWGPFGFTCGPPYDVLVGSLLARLGRRDEAGAAFDAALALARRSGATANEAWVHRARREALSDTTGVTEVRAPAAAQQPPPRLEFTLRVEGNDVIVRCDGRTTRLRSVRGLPMLVRLVEEPGREMHVLDLASEPDDENVVDRGDAGEVFDAKAREAYQKRIADLRAEIDDADRSADVGRADRARRELDMLVQQLSSAVGLGGRARRVGSAAERARITVQRRVREAIKKIGQQEPDLGRHLDWAIRTGTFCAYEPRGRKTAS from the coding sequence GTGCTCTTCCTGGGGAGGGAGCGGGAAGTAAAAAAGCTCGCGGAGGCGTGCGAGTCCGCCTGCCAGGGACGCGGGGCCCTCCACCTCGTCGTGGGCGAGCCAGGCATCGGAAAGACCCGCCTCGCCGACGAGGTCGCCAAGCTGGCGACTTCGCGCGGAATTTCCGTTGCTTGGGGACGCGCGTGGGAGACCGGCGGCGCGCCCGCGTTCTATCCGTGGGTCGAGGTGCTCGAGGCGCTCGGAGGCGAGGCGTCGGGGGCGCCGAGCCTCGACGCCCATCGCGCGACCCACGGCGAAGGTGTCGTCGCGGACTCCGCGCGCGAGCGGTTCGTCCTCTTCGAACGTGTCCTCGCCTTCCTCCGCGAGCGGTCTCGCGCGTCTCCGCTCCTCCTCGTCTTCGACGACCTCCACGCCGCCGACGTGCCGTCCCTCGAGCTCTTGCACTTCGTCGCGCGCGGCCTGCGCGGGCGCCGCATCGCGATCATCGGGACGCTGCGCGACCTCGAGGCCCAACGTCCTCCCGTCGCGAACGTCATCGCGCGCATGGGCCGCGAAGCGAGCCACCTCACGTTGGCCGCGCTCGCCTCCGAGGACGTCGCGAAGCTCGTCGCCGAGCACGTCGGGCGCGCGGACGAGGCGCTCACGAGCGAGCTCGTCACGAAGACGGACGGCAACCCGCTGTTCGTCGCCGAAGCCCTCCGCATGCTCGATCAGCGCGGCTCGTGGGCGGCGCCGGGCGTGTTGGCCGTCATCACGTCGCGCATCGACGGCCTCGACGAGACGACGACGTCGCTCCTCGACGCGGCCAGCGTCTTCGGCCGGCGCGTCGTCCCCGCCGTGCTCGCGAGCTCGACGAACGCGGCGCTCGCCGACGTCGTTCGCCGGCTCGACGACGTGTCGACGCGCGGCGTCCTCCGCCGCTGCGACGACGGCGCGTACCTCTTCTCGCACGCGCTCGTGCGCGACGCCTTCTACGCGCGCATCCCGGCGCCCCGGCGGCGCGAGCTTCATCGCGCCATCGCGCGCGTCGCGGAGCCCGCGCTCGCGGCCCATCACCACTTGGCCGCCGTCCCGCTCGTCTCCGCCGGCGAGGTCATTCGCGCCTCGATCGCCGCCGCCGCGCACGCCCGCGCTCGGCTCGCCCCCGACGACGCGGTCGCGCTCCTCGAGCAGACGATCGTCGCGGTCGAGGGCCTCCCGGCGTCCGAGCCGGAGCGGGTGGAGCTCTTGCTCGCGCTCGGCTGGGCCGCGACGGACGCGGGCTCGCTCGCGCGCGGACGCCAGGTCTTCCACGAAGCGAGCCGCCGCGCCGCCACGACGGGCGATCCGGGGCTCATCGCGCGCGCCGCGCTCGGCCAGGGCGCGGAGCTCGTGTTCGGCCAGGTGCGGAGCGAGCTCGTCGAAGGGCTGCGGGCCGCGCTCGCGCGCCTCGACGATGCGGCGGGCGAGCACGCCGACTTGCGCGCGCGCCTCCTGGCGAGGCTCGCCGCGGCGCTGCAGCCGAGCACGACGCCGGAGGAGCCGGTCGCGATGGCGCGCGAAGCGATGACGCTCGCGGAGTCGATCGACGACCCGCGCGTGCGCGCCGAGATCGCGCTCGCGGCAGGATCGGCGCTCACGGACTTCGCGCCGCCGCTCGATCGGATCCCGGTCTCGCGGCAGCTCGTTCGAGACGCGCGCACGCTCGACGACGGCGTCGTCGAGCTGCGCGGCCTCACGCGCCTCGCGACGGACTATATCGAAATAGGCGATTTTGCCGAAGCGGAGTCGGTGATCGAAGCGCGCGCCGAGCTCGCGGCGCGGGTCGGGCATCCTCGCTACCTGTGGCAGACGCCGCTCTTGCGCTCGATGCTCGCGATGCCGCGCGGGGCCTTCACGGTCTGCGACGAGTCGATCGAGGAGGCGACCGCGATCGGCCAGGAGGGCCTCGACGTGAACGCCGCGCACGTCGTCGCCATGCACCGGTTCTGGATGCTCCTCGCGCGAGAAGACCTCGACGGTCTCCGCGCGCACATGCCCGAGGTGCTCCGCGCGATGGGGCGGATGCCGGAGCCCGCGCAGCATCACGCGCTCGCGCAAGCCGTCCTCCACGCCCGCGCGGGCGAAGCGTCGCGCGCGAAGGAGGCGCTCGCGGGCATCGGCGACGGCAAGCGCATGCTCGCCCCGATGATGCGCGCGACGATCGCCGACGTCGCGCTCCGTTGCGACGACGCGGCCCGCTTCCCGCAGCTCCTCGCGGAGCTCGAGCCGGCGCGCGGACGCAACACGGCGTGGGGACCCTTCGGTTTCACGTGCGGGCCACCGTACGACGTGCTCGTCGGCTCGCTCCTCGCGCGGCTCGGACGGCGCGACGAGGCCGGCGCCGCCTTCGACGCGGCGCTCGCGCTCGCGCGACGATCGGGCGCGACCGCGAACGAAGCGTGGGTCCACCGCGCGCGCCGCGAAGCGCTCTCGGACACGACGGGCGTGACGGAGGTGCGCGCTCCGGCCGCCGCGCAGCAGCCGCCGCCGCGCCTCGAGTTCACGCTTCGGGTGGAGGGGAACGACGTCATCGTTCGATGCGACGGACGGACGACGCGCCTCCGCTCCGTTCGCGGCCTGCCGATGCTCGTGCGCCTCGTGGAGGAGCCCGGCCGCGAGATGCACGTGCTCGATCTCGCGTCGGAGCCCGATGACGAGAACGTCGTCGATCGCGGCGACGCGGGCGAGGTCTTCGACGCGAAGGCGCGCGAGGCCTATCAGAAGCGCATCGCCGATCTCCGCGCGGAGATCGACGACGCGGATCGCTCGGCGGACGTCGGACGCGCCGACCGCGCGCGCCGCGAGCTCGACATGCTCGTCCAGCAGCTCTCGAGCGCGGTCGGCCTCGGCGGCCGCGCGCGCCGCGTCGGCTCCGCCGCCGAACGCGCGCGCATCACGGTGCAACGCCGCGTGCGCGAGGCGATCAAGAAGATCGGGCAGCAGGAGCCCGACCTCGGCCGCCACCTCGATTGGGCGATCCGCACCGGCACCTTCTGCGCCTACGAGCCACGAGGACGGAAGACCGCGTCGTAG
- a CDS encoding flippase-like domain-containing protein — protein sequence MSDKTRESQGFLRKNAAKLIASAVITAGILFTLQKGGLTLVPKNEDFAHVRWIALPAYFVTLGVMSYFRAVRWRFLLRSFADVPRKRVLAVSWIGFAAILLMPFRLGELVRPYMLREKGKLSMSSVTGTVVAERVVDGLYLSIILAVALIFVPTIDPLPAKVVGLPISVAQVRTSGFVMLGVFTAAFATIAVFYFARDFARRLTLAVFGVVSKKLGEKLAATAEKLANGLHFLGRGRDAGGFLVETTLYWGINAFGMWLLAWGCGVVHADGTPITFGEACALMGMLGCTILIPGPPGLLGVFQAGIYAGMTMYFPESVVTSAGSAYVFLLYALQLVWTVAAAAFFLVVDRSALRALTHTPVLTSEPPPASEEAPSVSA from the coding sequence ATGTCCGACAAAACCCGAGAATCTCAAGGTTTTCTCCGAAAGAACGCGGCGAAGCTGATCGCCTCGGCGGTCATCACGGCGGGAATCCTGTTCACACTGCAGAAGGGTGGCCTCACCCTCGTCCCGAAGAACGAGGACTTCGCGCACGTCCGCTGGATCGCCCTCCCGGCGTACTTCGTGACGCTGGGCGTGATGAGCTACTTCCGCGCCGTTCGCTGGAGGTTCCTCCTCCGGTCGTTCGCCGACGTCCCGCGCAAGCGCGTGCTCGCGGTCTCGTGGATCGGCTTCGCCGCGATCCTCCTCATGCCCTTCCGCCTCGGCGAGCTCGTTCGCCCGTACATGCTGCGCGAGAAGGGCAAGCTCTCGATGTCGTCGGTGACGGGCACCGTCGTCGCCGAGCGCGTCGTCGACGGCCTCTACCTCTCCATCATCCTCGCGGTCGCGCTCATCTTCGTCCCGACGATCGATCCGCTACCAGCGAAGGTCGTCGGCCTCCCGATCAGCGTCGCGCAGGTCCGCACGAGCGGCTTCGTGATGCTCGGCGTCTTCACCGCCGCCTTCGCGACGATCGCGGTCTTCTACTTCGCGCGCGACTTCGCGCGGCGCCTCACGCTCGCGGTGTTCGGCGTCGTCTCGAAGAAGCTCGGCGAGAAGCTCGCCGCGACGGCGGAGAAGCTCGCGAACGGCCTCCACTTCCTCGGCCGCGGCCGCGACGCGGGCGGCTTCCTCGTGGAGACCACCCTCTACTGGGGCATCAACGCGTTCGGGATGTGGCTCCTCGCGTGGGGCTGCGGCGTCGTCCACGCCGACGGCACGCCGATCACGTTCGGCGAGGCGTGCGCGCTGATGGGCATGCTCGGCTGCACGATCCTCATCCCCGGCCCGCCCGGCCTCCTCGGCGTCTTCCAGGCCGGCATCTACGCGGGCATGACGATGTACTTCCCCGAGAGCGTCGTCACGAGCGCGGGCTCGGCGTACGTGTTCCTCCTCTACGCGCTGCAGCTCGTGTGGACGGTCGCCGCCGCCGCGTTCTTCCTCGTCGTCGATCGCTCCGCGCTCCGCGCCCTCACCCACACGCCGGTCCTGACGAGCGAGCCCCCGCCCGCCTCGGAAGAGGCGCCCTCCGTCAGCGCGTAG
- a CDS encoding protein tyrosine phosphatase, with protein sequence MRGFVDLHCHWIAGIDDGVRAPAEGIALLQRLHDAGFDVVFATPHMRPGMFENDQRALIASFEAMRPHLDAHGDLPEVHLASEHFFDDTVYARLVKGEGLPYPLLGETARAKRGVLVELHPRAFPAQLAHRFFDLGRAGLFPVLAHPERYEPVWKDDGCLEPLVDAGARLLLDVCALVGKYGRAAQRAAEKLLDEDAYEAACSDAHRPDDADVTAKAIAVLEKRVGADEALRLLRDGPRDIVGLPALG encoded by the coding sequence ATGCGAGGCTTCGTGGACCTGCATTGCCACTGGATCGCGGGGATCGACGACGGCGTGCGCGCGCCGGCGGAGGGGATCGCGCTCCTCCAGCGCCTCCACGACGCGGGCTTCGACGTGGTCTTCGCGACCCCGCACATGCGGCCCGGCATGTTCGAGAACGACCAGCGGGCGCTCATCGCTTCGTTCGAGGCGATGCGGCCGCACCTCGACGCGCACGGCGATCTCCCGGAGGTGCACCTCGCGAGCGAGCACTTCTTCGACGACACGGTCTACGCGCGCCTCGTCAAGGGCGAGGGCCTCCCCTACCCGCTCCTCGGAGAGACGGCGCGGGCGAAGCGCGGCGTGCTCGTCGAGCTCCACCCGCGCGCCTTCCCCGCCCAGCTCGCGCACCGCTTCTTCGACCTCGGTCGCGCCGGGCTCTTCCCCGTCCTCGCGCACCCCGAGCGCTACGAGCCGGTGTGGAAGGACGACGGCTGTCTCGAGCCGCTCGTCGACGCGGGCGCGCGCCTCCTCCTCGACGTCTGCGCCCTCGTCGGCAAGTACGGGCGCGCGGCGCAGCGCGCGGCGGAGAAGCTGCTCGACGAAGACGCCTACGAGGCGGCGTGCTCGGACGCGCATCGCCCCGACGACGCCGACGTGACCGCGAAGGCGATCGCGGTGCTCGAGAAGCGCGTCGGCGCGGACGAGGCGCTGCGGCTCCTCCGCGACGGACCACGCGACATCGTCGGGCTGCCGGCGCTGGGCTGA
- a CDS encoding gliding motility protein has product MASVNPHTRELVFKLVFYGPGLGGKTTTLQYIHAATKPEHRGKMVSLATPTDRTLYFDFLPIRVPRVRGMAVRLQLFTVPGQVYYAATRKLVLSGADGVVFVADSQAGRVDVNQESLDDLHANLAEHNRSIEEVPHTFHWNKRDLSDVLSTEDLDRRFNHHGAPSLGTVATKGEGVFEGLERITRLVLKAYERDPKVRIEATAEGARPSKDPGSDPRISEDGIAVALRQMETSGVEAPTKISQSIPDRGRRPLASTLTSEGSEPNPVGRDSGSWNRIPDPSSAPIVPSAPPAGAAAFSLADLFPEAERDRVRQAEAMLAARDAVNAILACDVLVTRVLASAAGLVGTLDAPRDPALVSLLLGLDGPRYLQFRTVVRAARHREGVTMKDAYECFMFSIDARRARESLRR; this is encoded by the coding sequence ATGGCGTCGGTCAACCCGCACACGCGGGAGCTCGTCTTCAAGCTCGTCTTCTACGGACCGGGCCTTGGAGGAAAGACGACGACGCTCCAGTACATCCACGCCGCGACGAAGCCGGAGCATCGCGGCAAGATGGTGTCGCTCGCGACGCCGACCGACCGCACCCTCTACTTCGACTTCCTCCCGATCCGCGTCCCGCGCGTGCGCGGCATGGCGGTGCGGCTCCAGCTCTTCACCGTCCCGGGGCAGGTCTACTACGCGGCGACGAGGAAGCTCGTCCTCTCCGGCGCCGACGGCGTCGTGTTCGTCGCGGACTCGCAGGCGGGGCGCGTCGACGTGAACCAGGAGTCGCTCGACGATCTCCACGCGAACCTCGCCGAGCACAACCGCTCGATCGAGGAGGTCCCCCACACCTTCCACTGGAACAAGCGCGACCTCTCCGACGTGCTCTCGACCGAGGACCTCGATCGCCGCTTCAACCACCACGGCGCGCCCTCGCTCGGCACCGTCGCGACGAAGGGCGAGGGCGTGTTCGAGGGGCTCGAGCGCATCACGCGCCTCGTGCTGAAGGCGTACGAGCGCGATCCCAAGGTCCGGATCGAGGCGACGGCGGAGGGCGCGCGTCCGTCGAAGGATCCGGGGAGCGATCCGCGCATCTCCGAGGACGGCATCGCGGTGGCGCTGCGCCAGATGGAGACCTCCGGCGTCGAGGCGCCGACGAAGATCTCGCAGTCGATCCCGGACCGCGGGCGGAGGCCGCTCGCGAGCACCCTCACGAGCGAGGGCTCCGAGCCGAACCCGGTCGGGCGCGACTCGGGCTCGTGGAACCGCATCCCCGATCCGTCGTCGGCCCCGATCGTCCCCTCCGCTCCCCCCGCCGGCGCGGCCGCGTTCTCGCTCGCGGACCTCTTCCCCGAGGCGGAGCGCGATCGCGTGCGCCAGGCCGAGGCGATGCTCGCCGCGCGCGACGCGGTGAACGCGATCCTCGCGTGCGACGTGCTCGTCACGCGCGTCCTCGCCTCCGCCGCCGGCCTCGTCGGCACGCTCGACGCGCCGCGCGATCCCGCGCTCGTGTCGCTCCTCCTCGGCCTCGACGGCCCGCGCTACTTGCAGTTTCGCACCGTCGTCCGCGCCGCGCGCCACCGCGAAGGCGTGACGATGAAGGACGCGTACGAGTGCTTCATGTTCTCGATCGACGCCCGCCGCGCGCGCGAGTCGCTCCGGCGATAG
- a CDS encoding serine/threonine protein kinase produces the protein MRCVGRYELWTRLAAGGMGAVHLGCVRGEAGFRRAVAIKTMHASIADNPTSVAAFIDEARLAARLRHPNLVSTIDVAAEEGQLVLVMDYVHGESLARLVQLAQRVPPRIAVAITIAALRGLHAAHEILGDEGEPLGLVHRDVSPQNVIVGVDGVARVADFGVAKAAGRINLTSSDGGVKGKLAYMAPEQLSGHELDRRTDVFAIGVVLWELLAGTYLFLAASEAATVTRILHTPIASPSDHDPDVSPLLEAIVMRALSRSIEDRFATAREMADALDATGLAASVSDVGEWVAATAQESLAARANVVSAIERARTSSADLKELAERIAVASALSPGERELETEPMDPSSTTGATTRTKDRWTKIRRSRRAPLLMFMTGFILVAAGAVAFVAWRGSRGANEEPPPIAAAPPPPAPPQPAPEPEPEPAIELPATPETAAPATSGRRRAPKPGASARPSCADPYTRDSLGRKIYKRECLND, from the coding sequence GTGCGCTGCGTCGGTCGTTACGAGCTCTGGACGCGCCTCGCCGCCGGCGGGATGGGCGCGGTCCACCTCGGGTGCGTGCGCGGCGAGGCCGGCTTCCGGCGCGCGGTCGCGATCAAGACGATGCACGCGTCGATCGCGGACAACCCGACGTCGGTCGCGGCGTTCATCGACGAGGCGCGGCTCGCGGCGCGCCTCCGCCATCCGAACCTCGTCTCCACGATCGACGTCGCGGCGGAGGAGGGGCAGCTCGTCCTCGTCATGGACTACGTCCACGGCGAGTCGCTCGCGCGCCTCGTGCAGCTCGCGCAGAGGGTGCCGCCGCGGATCGCGGTCGCGATCACGATCGCGGCGCTGCGCGGCCTCCACGCCGCGCACGAGATCCTCGGTGACGAGGGCGAGCCGCTCGGGCTCGTCCACCGCGACGTCTCTCCCCAGAACGTCATCGTCGGGGTCGACGGCGTCGCGCGCGTCGCCGACTTCGGGGTCGCGAAGGCGGCGGGGCGCATCAACCTGACGTCGAGCGACGGCGGCGTGAAGGGCAAGCTCGCGTACATGGCGCCGGAGCAGCTCTCCGGCCACGAGCTCGATCGCCGCACCGACGTGTTCGCGATCGGCGTCGTGCTCTGGGAGCTGCTCGCCGGCACGTACCTGTTCCTCGCCGCGAGCGAGGCGGCGACGGTGACGCGCATCCTCCACACGCCGATCGCCTCGCCTTCGGACCACGACCCCGACGTGTCGCCGTTGCTCGAGGCGATCGTCATGCGCGCCCTGAGCCGCTCGATCGAAGATCGCTTCGCGACCGCGCGCGAGATGGCCGACGCGCTCGACGCGACCGGCCTCGCGGCGAGCGTGTCGGACGTCGGGGAGTGGGTCGCGGCGACGGCGCAGGAGTCGCTCGCCGCGCGCGCGAACGTCGTGTCCGCGATCGAGCGCGCGCGCACGTCCTCCGCCGATCTCAAGGAGCTCGCGGAGCGCATCGCGGTCGCGTCCGCGCTCAGCCCGGGCGAGCGCGAGCTCGAGACCGAGCCGATGGATCCGTCGAGCACGACCGGGGCGACGACGCGGACGAAGGACCGGTGGACGAAGATCCGGCGCTCGCGCCGCGCGCCGCTCCTCATGTTCATGACCGGGTTCATCCTCGTCGCCGCGGGGGCGGTGGCGTTCGTCGCGTGGCGCGGATCGCGCGGCGCGAACGAGGAGCCGCCGCCGATCGCGGCCGCGCCGCCGCCGCCGGCGCCTCCCCAGCCCGCACCGGAGCCGGAGCCCGAGCCCGCGATCGAGCTCCCGGCCACGCCCGAGACCGCGGCGCCGGCGACGTCGGGCCGCCGGCGCGCGCCGAAGCCAGGCGCGTCCGCGCGCCCGAGCTGCGCGGACCCGTACACGCGCGACAGCCTCGGGCGGAAGATCTACAAGCGCGAGTGCCTCAACGACTGA